The Silene latifolia isolate original U9 population chromosome Y, ASM4854445v1, whole genome shotgun sequence sequence tgcaaaaatgcaatgaaaacaatgaaatgcggaatttaaatatgcaagggaagaaatacttacaaacttttgccgtttatttaacatcgatggctcgacaaagttgaatcttcattaatttgcataaattggATCAACAAGGTGGAGTGTTCCCACTTTACCCATTTCAATTCCTTCATGATAATGCTTGAGCCTTTGACCGTTCACTTTTAAAACTTTCCCGGACTTTAAGCATTTGACTTCAATTGCCCCATATGGAAAAGCACGAACCACCTCATATGGTCCCATCCATCTACACCTCAATTTCCCGAAGAAAAGTCTAAGCCGATTTTGAAAGAGTAAGACTTTCTCTCCCACTTGAAACACTCTTCTTGAAATCATGTTATCGTGCCATGCTCTTGTTCTTGCCTTGTAAATGGAAGCATTTTCATAAGCATCATTCCGAATTTATTCTAATTCTTGGAGTTGAAGTTTCCTATGAATCCCCGCTTCACTCATTTGCAAATTGAATGATTTGACCGCCCAATAAGCTCTATGCTCAACCTCCACGAGTAGATGACACGGTTTTCCAAAAAGTAAGCGGtaaggtgacatcccgattggcgttttgtAGGCCGTGCGATAGGACCACAAAGCATTATCCAACCTCAAGCTCCAATCCTTGCGGTCTggattcaccgtcttctcaaggataGCCTTAATCTCCCTATTAGAAACCTCGGCTTGACCGTTGGTTTGAGGGTGATAGGCGGTTGATACTTTATGAATTACCCCATACTTTTTGAGTAGAGCTCCAATGGCTTTGTTGCAAAAGTGAGTTCCACGGTCGCTTATCAAGGCCTTGGGGAAACCAAATCGAGAAAAGATGTTGGTTTTGATGAATTCTTCAACTACCTTTGAATCATCGGTCTTGGTGGCTTTAGTCTCCACCCACTTAGAGACGTAGTCCACCGCCTAAAGTATATAAATGTTGCCACAAGATGCGGGAAATGGTCCCATGAAGTCAATACCCACACATCAAATATCTCACAATAAATCATGGGCGTTTGTTGCATTTCTCCTCATCTTGAAATGTTTCCAACTCTTTGGCATCTATCACATGTCTTCACCATAGCATGAGCATACCGAAATTGTGTGGgccaaaagaaaccgctttcCAAGACTTTCCTAGCCGTTTTCTTGGCTCCAAAATGCCCACCACAAGCATATTCATGACAAAATTTAAGAATTGGAATGATTTCGGTATCCGAGACATATCTCCTAATGACTTGATCGGCACAAAACTTCCAAAGGTATGGGTCATCCCACACATAATATTTAGCATCACTCTTGATCTTATCCCATTGGGAGCGCGAGAGACCCTTTGGAAACTCTTGTAAGACCAAGAAGTTGACTATATGGGCATACCATGGCTCAATGGAAGACAATACTAGAAGTGTGTCATCCGGAAAGGAGGCTTGTATTGGTGATTCCAAGACTTCTTGAGGCTTCTCTTACACAATTCTACTTAGGTGATCCACCACCGTGTTAGTTGTGCCCTTCTTGTCTTTGAGCACAACGTCAAACTCACTCAAGAGTAATACCCATCGGATCAAACGGGGCATGGATTCTTTCTTGTTCACGAAATGCCTTAAGGCGGCATGATCCGTGAAGATGATGACCTTGGCTCCAAGAATATAAggtcgaaatttctctaaggcaaacACCACCGCAAGAAATTATTTCTCGGTAGTTGTATGGTTTCTTTGAGCCTCATTCATCATCGTCGACGCATATTGAATAACATGAGGTGCTCTTCCTACCCTTTGGCCAAGTACCGTGCCAAGGGCATAATTACTTGTGTCCGACATTATCTCAAATGGTTCATTCCAATTGAGAGGTTGAATTATAGGTGCCGAAATAAGCTTCTCCTTGAGCATGTCAAAAGCTTCCTTGCATTCTTCACTCATGATAAATTCACAATCCTTTTGAAGTAGCTTTTATAAAGGAgcggcaatcttggagaaatccttggtAAAACGCCGGTAGAACCCGGCGTGACCTAAGAAAGATCTCACTTcacgcacattagtaggataaggcaagGAGCGAATGGTATCGACCTTGGCCTTATCAACCTCAATCCCCCTAGAGGAGACCACATGTCCCAATACTATTAATTCatcaaccatgaaatgacatttctCATGGTTGAGAACGAGGTTGGTGTCAATACATCTTTGCAAGACCCAAGTGAGATGACTCAAAAAATCTTCAAAAGATTGGCCATGAACggtaaaatcgtccataaatacTTCAATAGAGTGCTCAACATGATCCGAAAAGATGCTCATCATGAACCTTTGGAACGTTCCCGGTGCGTTATAAAGACCGAAAGGCATCTTTCTATAAGCAAACGTTCCAAAGGGACATGTgaaaattgtttttgtttggtcctcggGTGCAATTGGAATTTGAAAGTGACCCGAGTAGCCGTCCAAAAAACGATAAAAAGCTTTTCCCGCTAACCTCTccaacatttgatccatgaagggaagcgggaagtgatcttttcgggTTACGGCATTGAGCCTACGGTAGTCGATACATACTTGCCACCCATTTTGAACTCAAGTGGGGATCAAAACACCTTCATTATTCTCGACTACCGTTAGCCCGGATTTCTTTGCGAAAACTTGGGTTGGACTAACCCATTGACTATCGGAGATAGGATAGATCATACCTACGTGAAGGAGTTTGAGTTCCTCCTTATTCACAACATCCATCATTGGAGGGTTCAAACGCCTATGTGGTTGGCGAACGGGCTTTGCTTCATCTTCAAGAAGAATCCGGTGCATGCATAAAGTGGGACTAATGCCTTTGATGTCGTCCATTGTCCACCTAATTGCTTCCTTGTGTTGCTTAAGAACTCGGATGAGTGCCTCTTCTTGCTCACTGGAAAGCTTGCTTGACATAATTACCGGTAACGTTTCTTCATCTCCTAGAAAAGCATACTTCAAGTGGCTTGGTAGGGGCTTCATTTTAACAATAGAATCCTTGACAATAGAAAGAACGAGTTTCTCCTTCGTTAACTCTTCTAACAATTTGGAAGAAAGGAAGGAAAACTCCTGGACAGGGGCAAACTCGCACTGTGCGAGTTCTGGGCCctgaaaactcgcacggtgcaaGTTCTCTACTGCCTTCcggatttcttccttttcttcccaCTCTTCCATTGGCGGATTTTCTTCTAATTCTTTGATtgtttcctgcaaattacaagacAAGGCATACCCCATATCCTCTCCAACCAATCCATTAGTCAAAACAACATCTAATGTGTCAATCTTACACAATTCATACACGGTTTGCACAATTGGTTCAAAAATTTAAAGAAAACACAAAGAGGAAGTCTCGGTTGGGTATTTCATTGCCTCATGTATGTATACTCAATCTTTTGCCCTTCAAATTCCATTGTAAGGCGTCCACTAGACACATCAATCTTGGTGTTGgaagttctcatgaaaggccttccTAACAAAATGGGAGTGGAGTGTTTCTCGGGTTCCATTTCAATTACATATAAGTCGGCGGGGAAAAGCATATCCCTCACCTTCACCAAGACATCTTCAATAATTCCCTTAGGATAGATATTGGACATATCGGCCAAAGAAATGACCGTACGAGTCGGTTTCAAAGGTCCTAACTTGAAAGACTCATAAAGGTAAGTGGGCAAGACATTAATAGATGCACCTAAATCAAGCATAGCATGTTGACAATCCAAGTCACCAATTTTGCATGGGATGGTGAACATGCCCGGATCACTAAATTTTTGTGGCAAACGTTTTTGAAACATTGCcgacacatgttcactagcccttacctttttcatgctttttgccttgttggtcctcttagtagtgcacaacTCTTTCAAAAACTTTGCATGCTTGGGCACACTACTAAGAAGATCAAGAAGTGGAatgtttacctccactttacgaAAGATATCGTAAAGGTTTGAAGTCTTCTTGTCAATTATCCTTGTGTCATTCAaagcacttggaaatggagcttgtggcTCGTATTCCGAAAGCGGTTCATTGATCCTCACTTGTTGAGGTGAAGATGCTTCCCCATGTTCCACTACCACTTCAATTTCATATTCAACTACATCCTCCACTTCATGAACAATAGGAAGTGGTCTTGTTTTCTTAGGAGCCTTGGGTGCCTCTACCAACTCTCTACCATTCCTGAAAGAGACCACTTTTGCTTGTTCTTTGGTGGGTGGAGAAATGGTGTGAGAAGGGAGGCTCCCTCCTTGAGTGGGTTGTGAAGTGAGTGTGTTGAGAATTTgaccaacttgggtctcaaggttaCCAATCCTAGAATCGGTGAGCCGATTTTGTTGAAGCACGGTGGTTTGGAATTCCTTGGAATTTTTTAGCAAAGCTTGACTTTCTTTTTGCAATATTTGGCTTTCTTTTTGCATTGCCACTTGATTCATAGCAAGTGTCTTCATCATCTCTTCCAAGGAATTTTGtgattggttttgattttgaattggctTTTGAAATGAGGAATTTGAGGATCcctttttgttttgattttggttccCCCCAACCCATATTTGGATGATATTTTCACCCTTCATTGTAAGTGTTGGAATAGGGGTCaaactgaaggaaaagtagatctatatactcaacatattcatatatgttttattttaatttgtcataaaattaaatggtggatcttatgcatgcaaacatcaatagttaAGAAAGAAATCGGTTCAttacattgcatgtttcggatatttgggcactagtaaggtcacctaccttactagttcttgagctctccaaatggaagaacaaggattcaaatatagaGTCCCTCCCAAAatcatatacccaaggaatctcttaataacttatatatttatgaactagtaaaatataagtttaaattaaaatatgacacaaaataattttgttctcttgaaaatctcggtcaagagaggagattatgtgtgttttatttctctagatttcacaagatgtagagaaagatatatttcttacactagaaaatgttatgtgtaaaaatgatgaatgaatgaattgaaaagaaaaactcttttcttttctcttaaagtggccgaaaaaatggccttgggtagcatgcccaatgccttttatttttgctcttctcaaaagctaggtgtgcatggctactacttagatatgataattgtgttttccactcaagataaaaacacaatatatatcttacactccctctataatttcggtacattcaatataaaatggatggtccattttatttttgtcatttgtcaatttgtcacatgtaacatgttacatgacatgtcacaatgtaatgtatttttaacttattaaaaatcagcatactcataaaatatgtcatttacaaaatcgactagtaattcgtaattattcgtaccaaaaatgtttccaaattataaattacaacattctgtatttataataatttattcattccgtttcaattgtttctgtaaacaatgatttcatctaagtaataaaacaattcgattacttagaccgtgtctcatttaatcatatttacaataagatacgtaaattatactcacaaaatcatccgtcaattttaagcaatttaattaactcgtattggtatacgattaattaaataatcaattaagattatttccctataggtatgacctaaggggatcaactgatcactaccgtcgcacgacagtaatgtcaaactctagtcagccaatcattaccgatatgtgtggaccagttgactgtaaaatattacatcccacatgtattcttaaaattagatttaataatgatatttaaatcatgtgatcgcactattgttgaggacacatttcccaacataaacTTCCTAAACCCAATAGCCTTCACCGCTTCAATTGCCTCCTCCATTTGTAAAGATGGACACCCATGGGTGGGATGAGTTGGATCATTACAAAgaccacaaaatttcacatgagaTGCACTCCCATTTCCTTTTGCAAGTTCCTTGACCAAATTGGTAAGAAAATCAACTTTTTCCTCCATATGGTTGGAGCTTTGCCTTGAAGAATATGCCCCACTTGTCTTCCTAATTCTCTTCCCGAAATTCCTAGAGCTTCCTGCCAATCTTTCAATCAACTCATTTGCTTCTTGGACCGACATATATTCCATCCCTCCTTGCGTAGCGGCTTTAATCATCCTAGCATCATCCTCAAGTAGACCACCACAAAAGTTCAAAAGTAGGTCGTGGTCGGTATACCCATGGTATGGGCAACTAGCAAGAAGTTGtttaaacctctcccaatactcatacaagttctCCCCATCCATTTGTTCAACATTAATTATTTCTTTCTTTAATTGAGAGGAGAGACTAGCAGGAAAATACTTTTCTAAGAAAGCCCTCTTTATTTGATTCCAAGTGGTGATGCTTTCGGTGGGAAGATAGTAAAGCCAACCGTTTGCCGCGTCCTTGAGTGAAAAAGGGAAGGCTCTTATTGAAGTTGCTCATCGGTAACCCCATTAggcttcatgcttgagcaaacCACATGAAATTTGTTTAGATGCTTATTGGGATCTTCCGTGCTAAGTCCATGGAATTGGGGCAATTGGTGGATGAGTCCAGACTTAAGTTCAAAAGTGGCATTTTCCGCCAAGGCCGGAACAGAGATACACAAGGGCACTTGTGTAAGGTCCGGGGCGGTATGTTCTTTGATGGTTCTAGGCCTTGGTGGATTATCGTCCTCACGATCACCCATGATGATTCTTATGGGTTGTGGCTCGGTTTCAAAAGAAATGATGTTATCTTCCTCTTGGTTTTGTTGAGTCACGGGATTAATTTCTTCAATAACCGGGGTGTCTCTTCTAATACCTCCTCCTATCCAAGCAAGTGATCTTTGAATCTCCGGGTTGAATGGACAAAGTGGTTTACTTGAATTTCTAGTATTGACCATGAACAATTCTACACAAGGGCACACAATCAAAAAGATTCACACAAGTAATGAACAAGACACTAACAACAATGAACAAAGATTAACTAACACAACTATCctaaaaattcaaacaaaaacactggcaaaaccgttaccttccccggcaacggccccaaaatttgacacgcctaatACGTCGCaataaaagacggccaaattaacaatttatataccacaatacgtactaattaacactaattctaaactagtaaagtagcaagcaaagggatcgaacccaagagaagggaggTTTCGCAATGGTGTATTCAATAGAGCAagtagaacaattgtgacaaattAACAACAAGTATGTAAAAACGGGgggtttttggtttggttttcaaggaCAACAATaggaaattcaaacaagagtaagcaacaAGTAATCAAACAAGTgagttttaagatggaaatttatcaaatttgagagaaacttaatccgactcaataaaGTGAGGCACTTTAGTTAATAAAACCACAAGATCAATCCTTTGAttatattatcaccctattgtgaagatgaatcttctaaatctccttaataatggccaaatgccaaggaaatcacacttaatcaaataacccaagttatcaattctaccaagtagaaatcacatacattggtcaaattaacaagaagatatgaGCACTAGAGATTCAATAGGGGTAATTATACACAATGAAATCatgattaatgcctaattacaagttaatcctttacttgataattaagccaagaagaaatcacattcattagcataataacaaggtgttgcaaagatgagattacaaggaaatcacacttaataatcccaacaacaataaattaaggaacttgattaattaagcaacaaggaaatcacactttaTTACTCAATTTAAACAAGGTTTCCGAAATTCAAACAATAAGcacaaaggattaacaatgataatgaaaattaaggaaggattaaggagtcttacaaccaaagattacacctttgagccggattaagaaagggagatt is a genomic window containing:
- the LOC141631505 gene encoding uncharacterized protein LOC141631505, with translation MDGENLYEYWERFKQLLASCPYHGYTDHDLLLNFCGGLLEDDARMIKAATQGGMEYMSVQEANELIERLAGSSRNFGKRIRKTSGAYSSRQSSNHMEEKVDFLTNLVKELAKGNGSASHVKFCGLCNDPTHPTHGCPSLQMEEAIEAVKAIGFRNLTPIPTLTMKGENIIQIWVGGNQNQNKKGSSNSSFQKPIQNQNQSQNSLEEMMKTLAMNQVAMQKESQILQKESQALLKNSKEFQTTVLQQNRLTDSRIGNLETQVGQILNTLTSQPTQGGSLPSHTISPPTKEQAKVVSFRNGRELVEAPKAPKKTRPLPIVHEVEDVVEYEIEVVVEHGEASSPQQVRINEPLSEYEPQAPFPSALNDTRIIDKKTSNLYDIFRKVEVNIPLLDLLSSVPKHANDPGMFTIPCKIGDLDCQHAMLDLGASINVLPTYLYESFKLGPLKPTRTVISLADMSNIYPKGIIEDVLVKVRDMLFPADLYVIEMEPEKHSTPILLGRPFMRTSNTKIDVSSGRLTMEFEGQKIEYTYMRQ